The following nucleotide sequence is from Oncorhynchus mykiss isolate Arlee unplaced genomic scaffold, USDA_OmykA_1.1 un_scaffold_576, whole genome shotgun sequence.
ATGGTCAAACGTAGTTATAGTGAAGCACTGTTTATGATTATTGATTGTGGAAATCACATTTTAATACAGAAAAGATGTCGTCACATAAAGACAGACATATAGGAGAAAACTCTGTCGACTATTCACATGATCAAGACACAACTAAAGCCATGAATggatcatattattattattataccttgatttcaacaaggaacacagacagaccaaggtttattttacagctgggccctgcgtaGACATGTTACACATTCAGTTTAGCTACAATGATTAAGAAACTACACAAGACAAACAAGACCATCACAGATAACACAAAAATACAGCAGCAGATTATTACGTTTGcacacaggttattcccctaacagcacaATAACTTGCATTACCCGAAAGTTACAAGCAATACAGAAATAAAAATCCTCCAATAATTATTTAAAATGGGCAACAGGGGGACAAGAGTCTCAAATTTAAGTTTAGTCTGCAGGCTTTTCCATTGGCAAGGAGCGtaacaggaaaaggcagccatacccaactctgtggaaatcGCATGGACCTCAAGTGTAATCCATGCTTGAGACCTGGTTTTAGGAATTCTAATTCTAATATTGATGAGTGATGATAAATAAGATGGTAGTTTATTCAGAAGTGCTTCATAGACAAACACGAGAACATATTCTCGTCTCATGGACAGCGAAGTCCAACCCACATTTTGATacaaaacacagtggtgagttctgtagctagcGTCCGTAATAAACCTAAGTACTCAATGATAAATAGCATCCAGCGATTTAAGTGTTGATGCCGTAGCATGCATGTAGATAATATCCCCACAATCTATAACAGACATAAAAGTAGCTTGCACAATTTGTCTTCTATTTGTACAGGACAAACATGTCCTGTCTCTAAAGAGGAAGCCTAGCTTGATTTTTAGCCGTTTATAAAGTTCGTCAATATGCATTTTAAAAGACAGTTCATCATCCAACCATATCCCTAAGTATTTATATGCAGAGACCTGATTCATTCGAGAACCATGTAAGCTCTTGTAAGTGCAAGTGTATTTTCAACCAACTTTTTGAACCtattaaaaatcataaaatgtgtttcctttgtttcttgttttaaatgtacattttattttaacaaTTTTAAAACAAGATGAACAGAGAACAGTTGTTACACTTTCTATGAAGCCCATATATATAATGCATACACTCAAGTCATACACTCATAATTACTTAATTACTtagtgattgagtaggctacatagatttcatgactagaagctcaaaagacgaaaacgtattttttgttgttgtaaatgtacatttgctatcgtaaatgttagcaacagcTCCgcaggatgcacgggggatatggtcactagtgtagccaggaggtgaggcctcatttaacacagtaaattcatcaggctaaagccatgtttcagtcaggccaatcacatcaagattatgatcagttcattgactataattgcctttgaagtaagggatctgacattaagtagccctattttgagatgtgaggtatcatgatctctttcaataatgacaggaatggaggaggtctttatcttagtgagattgctaaggcgaacaccgccatgtttaattttgcccaacctaggtcgaggcacagacacggtctcaatggagatagctgagctgactacactaactgtgctagtggcagactggCTAACAGCCttgcctgcaccctatttcattgtggagctagaggagttagagccctgtctatgttggtagataagatgagagcacccctccagctaggatggagtccgtcactcctccgcaggtcaggcttggtcctgtttgtgggtgagtcccagaaagagggccaattatctacaaattctatcttttgggaggggcagaaaccAGTTTTCAACCAGctattgagttgtgagactctgctgtagagctcatcactccccctaactgggagggggccagagacaattactcgatgccgacacatctttctagctgatttacacgctgaagctatgttggtggtgatctctgactgtttcatcctaacatcgttggtgccgacgtggataacaatatctctatactcgccagttttagctttagccagcaccatcttcagattagctcTAACGTCGGttgccctgccccctggtaaacagtgtatgatcgctggatgattcgttttaagtctaatactgcgggtaatggagtcgccaatgactcgagttttcaatttgtcagagctaatggtgggatgcttcggcgtctctgaccccgtaacgggaggagtagagacaagagaaggctcggccacaccggttgagcattcctacagcatttccctccagaaaccgtgagaaagttgtccggctgcggggaccgtgcgaggggatttatactaacgttactatctgtacttactggtggcacagacgctgtttcatcctttcctacactgaaattacccttgcctaacgattgcgtctgaagctgggcttgtagcacagctatcctcaccgtaaggcgatcgttctcctgtatgagtacagcgactgcaattagaaggcatcatgttaatgttactacttagcgtcggctgttggaggtcctgacgaaccatgtccagataaagcgtccggagtatgaggattctgtgttatgcactatagcccgttaccatatgtgatttattattatctgctgttggcatgtgtggatgtatgtgttatgcaacatagctgacttgagccattgttcagtttcagggccatgggcctttctcatgatggaaaaatacagaactgtgcaatgagttgggggggggcacattcagaacagtcttttgttagataacaggagccaggtgcctgataactgcatattctacacagctacaacgactgaccgctgaagcgcttaAGGGAATGGGACCCGcctctgcgccaacaatcaacgataggctgggtgagtctaaaccacgcccagtctactctgacaggccggctcggaagcaggaactacttctgtcagagtatattaaatatctttgtcaggaacaagtcagttccgttttgccctgcgaggtggggaCAGAGGGCCCATATAtgcgaaaattgcatttaccacttattgcttagctgataaaaaataaaatagcctcattgtcatatttatcctgataccagattcgaattgacgcaaccctgacacgaggggaaaaaccaaaaatataaacggtaattaaaaagtaaaaaccgtaaagttgtcatgtagcaaagtaggcaacaaaacaccgcaacaagtctgcaagttgtgaccggaaatggcgtcaaaatgctgttgaggtatcatgtgatgctactagcataaatggaccaacactgagcacatgtagcttaagtcaattggtaatttaaaacacaggggtctgagtaatattgctggcgcatggatataatgcaaaataaatgttgcCATCACCCCAGTTACTCAAGTCAGGTCATACACCTCACCTCCAAGTAGGaaccaccaaaacaatacagaggacacaagtattacagttaatgtttaattgagccaaaacaagcaaatgcagttacacactggactagagtacccatgaactcttgcatgtcccacgtcagatatccatggcgtcgtcgccggacgggccggtcgcagcttcagaggtggcgtcgtcgccagacgggccggtcgcagcttcagaggtggcgtcgtcgccagacgggccggtcgcagcttcagaggtggcgtcgtcgccagacgggccggtcgcagcttcagaggtggcgtcgtcgccagacgggccggtcgcagcttcagaggtggcgtcgtcgccagacgggccggtcgcagcttcagaggtggcgtcgtcgccagacgggccggtcgcagcttcagaggtggcgtcgtcgccagacgggccggtcgcagcttcagaggtggcgtcgtcgccagacgggccggtcgcagcttcagaggtggcgtcgtcgccagacgggccggtcgcagcttcagaggtggcgtcgtcgccagacgggccggtcgcagcttcagaggtggcgtcgtcgccagacgggccggtcgcagcttcagaggtggcgtcgtcgccagacgggccggtcgcagcttcagaggtggcgtcgtcgccagacgggccggtcgcagcttcagaggtggcgtcgtcgccagacggggccggtcgcagcttcagaggtggcgtcgtcgccagacgggccggtcgcagcttcagaggtggcgtcgtcgccagacgggccggtcgcagcttcagaggtggcgtcgtcgccagacgggccggtcgcagcttcagaggtggcgtcgtcgccagacgggccggtcgcagcttcagaggtggcgtcgtcgccagacgggccggtcgcagcttcagaggtggcgtcgtcgccagacgggccggtcgcagcttcagaggtggcgtcgtcgccagacgggccggtcgcagcttcagaggtggcgtcgtcgccagacgggccggtcgcagcttcagaggtggcgtcgtcgccagacgggccggtcgcagcttcagaggtggcgtcgtcgccagacgggccggtcgcagcttcagaggtggcgtcgtcgccagacgggccggtcgcagcttcagaggtggcgtcgtcgccagacgggccggtcgcagcttcagaggtggcgtcgtcgccagacgggccggtcgcagcttcagaggtggcgtcgtcgccagacgggccggtcgcagcttcagaggtggcgtcgtcgccagacgggccggtcgcagcttcagaggtggcgtcgtcgccagacgggccggtcgcagcttcagaggtggcgtcgtcgccagacgggccggtcgcagcttcagaggtggcgtcgtcgccagacgggccggtcgcagcttcagaggtggcgtcgtcgccagacgggccggtcgcagcttcagaggtggcgtcgtcgccagacgggccggtcgcagcttcagaggtggcgtcgtcgccagacgggccgggtcgcagcttcagaggtggcgtcgtcgccagacgggccggtcgcagcttcagaggtggcgtcgtcgccagacgggccggtcgcagcttcagaggtggcgtcgtcgccagacgggccggtcgcagcttcagaggtggcgtcgtcgccagacgggccggtcgcagcttcagaggtggcgtcgtcgccagacgggccggtcgcagcttcagaggtggcgtcgtcgccagacgggccggtcgcagcttcagaggtggcgtcgtcgccagacgggccggtcgcagcttcagaggtggcgtcgtcgccagacgggccggtcgcagcttcagaggtggcgtcgtcgccagacgggccggtcgcagcttcagaggtggcgtcgtcgccagacgggccggtcgcagcttcagaggtggcgtcgtcgccagacgggccggtcgcagcttcagaggtggcgtcgtcgccagacgggccggtcgcagcttcagaggtggcgtcgtcgccagacgggccggtcgcagcttcagaggtggcgtcgtcgccagacgggccggtcgcagcttcagaggtggcgtcgtcgccagacgggccggtcgcagcttcagaggtggcgtcgtcgccagacgggccggtcgcagcttcagaggtggcgtcgtcgccagacgggccggtcgcagcttcagaggtggcgtcgtcgccagacgggccggtcgcagcttcagaggtggcgtcgtcgccagacgggccggtcgcagcttcagaggtggcgtcgtcgccagacgggccggtcgcagcttcagaggtggcgtcgtcgccagacgggccggtcgcagcttcagaggtggcgtcgtcgccagacgggccggtcgcagcttcagaggtggcgtcgtcgccagacgggccggtcgcagcttcagaggtggcgtcgtcgccagacgggccggtcgcagcttcagaggtggcgtcgtcgccagacgggccggtcgcagcttcagaggtggcgtcgtcgccagacgggccggtcgcagcttcagaggtggcgtcgtcgccagacgggccggtcgcagcttcagaggtggcgtcgtcgccagacgggccggtcgcagcttcagaggtggcgtcgtcgccagacgggccggtcgcagcttcagaggtggcgtcgtcgccagacgggccggtcgcagcttcagaggtggcgtcgtcgccagacgggccggtcgcagcttcagaggtggcgtcgtcgccagacgggccggtcgcagcttcagaggtggcgtcgtcgccagacgggccggtcgcagcttcagaggtggcgtcgtcgccagacgggccggtcgcagcttcagaggtggcgtcgtcgccagacgggccggtcgcagcttcagaggtggcgtcgtcgccagacgggccggtcgcagcttcagaggtggcgtcgtcgccagacgggccggtcgcagcttcagaggtggcgtcgtcgccagacgggccggtcgcagcttcagaggtggcgtcgtcgccagacgggccggtcgcagcttcagaggtggcgtcgtcgccagacgggccggtcgcagcttcagaggtggcgtcgtcgccagacgggccggtcgcagcttcagaggtggc
It contains:
- the LOC118959988 gene encoding polysialoglycoprotein-like yields the protein MGGVRELLLVVMTVGVVKVSCYPVGKSQKQDQVSLQRRLGELSSNDVSIVHALALLRSIGSDAKQAREEYLETNEVESQASPNHGSSPANDALSSEEKLRRMSSDDAATSEAATGPSGDDATSEAATGPSGDDATSEAATGPSGDDATSEAATGPSGDDATSEAATGPSGDDATSEAATGPSGDDATSEAATGPSGDDATSEAATGPSGDDATSEAATGPSGDDATSEAATGPSGDDATSEAATGPSGDDATSEAATGPSGDDATSEAATGPSGDDATSEAATGPSGDDATSEAATGPSGDDATSEAATGPSGDDATSEAATGPSGDDATSEAATGPSGDDATSEAATGPSGDDATSEAATGPSGDDATSEAATGPSGDDATSEAATGPSGDDATSEAATGPSGDDATSEAATGPSGDDATSEAATGPSGDDATSEAATGPSGDDATSEAATGPSGDDATSEAATGPSGDDATSEAATGPSGDDATSEAATGPSGDDATSEAATGPSGDDATSEAATGPSGDDATSEAATGPSGDDATSEAATGPSGDDATSEAATGPSGDDATSEAATGPSGDDATSEAATGPSGDDATSEAATGPSGDDATSEAATGPSGDDHF